From the Tribolium castaneum strain GA2 chromosome 2, icTriCast1.1, whole genome shotgun sequence genome, one window contains:
- the LOC664039 gene encoding retinol dehydrogenase 12 isoform X1 has protein sequence MLVTIIVLFLVSLAIFARLTRGITKSSTCLIGKTAIITGANSGVGYQTALNLASRGCRVIMADVANLEKSKNDVIKHTNNSNIIAKKLDLGSLESIREFANEIKRNETRLDILVNNAGIGSCSSATIDGLNAVMQVNYFGHFLLTHLLIDLLKKSSPARIIFTSSILSFFNNLTVGNLNPGLDTPQSFRNQLQIYNNSKFALTVASGIFAKKLQTAAVTSNCVHPGLVSTYINLSLLDETNIFVKIVVKLLFFMFAKDSWTGSQSIVHVAVSQKLEHVTGGFFVDCLQFWAPGGREDEFEEIWRASEEFVKLGPEEKLS, from the exons ATGTTGGTCACAATAATTGTGCTGTTTTTGGTTTCCCTGGCGATTTTTGCCCGCCTTACGCGAGGAATAACCAAAAGTTCGACTTGTCTGATCGGAAAAACGGCTATTATTACAGGGGCTAATTcag GTGTGGGCTATCAAACTGCTCTGAACTTGGCTTCAAGGGGCTGTAGAGTGATTATGGCCGATGTggcaaatttggaaaaatcaaaaaatgacGTAATCAAACATACAAATAATTCGAACATAATTGCGAAAAAACTGGACTTGGGTTCGTTGGAATCAATCCGAGAGTTTGCAAACGAGATTAAAAGGAATGAGACCCGATTAGACATTCTTGTAAATAATGCTGGGATTGGTAGTTGTAGTTCGGCCACAATTGATGGTTTAAACGCCGTCATGCAAGTGAATTATTTTGGGCATTTTTTGTTAACGCATTTATTGATTG ActtgttgaaaaaatcaagcCCGGCTAGAATCATATTCACGAGctcaattttatcatttttcaatAACTTGACTGTTGGAAATTTAAACCCGGGCTTGGACACTCCTCAAAGTTTCCGAAACCAACTCCAAATCTACAATAATTCCAAATTTGCGCTCACCGTAGCGTCGggaatttttgccaaaaaattacaaactgcTGCAGTGACTTCTAACTGTGTCCACCCTGGACTAGTCTCAACTTATATTAATTTAAGCCTTCTAGATGAGACTaacatttttgtgaaaatcgtggttaaattgttatttttcatGTTTGCAAAG GACTCTTGGACTGGTTCTCAAAGTATAGTTCACGTCGCAGTTTCGCAAAAATTGGAGCACGTGACTGGGGGTTTTTTCGTCGattgtttacaattttggGCACCTGGGGGACGCGAGGATGAGTTTGAGGAGATTTGGAGGGCGAGTGAGGAATTTGTCAAGCTGGGTCCAGAGGAAAAACTaagttaa
- the LOC664039 gene encoding retinol dehydrogenase 12 isoform X2 encodes MADVANLEKSKNDVIKHTNNSNIIAKKLDLGSLESIREFANEIKRNETRLDILVNNAGIGSCSSATIDGLNAVMQVNYFGHFLLTHLLIDLLKKSSPARIIFTSSILSFFNNLTVGNLNPGLDTPQSFRNQLQIYNNSKFALTVASGIFAKKLQTAAVTSNCVHPGLVSTYINLSLLDETNIFVKIVVKLLFFMFAKDSWTGSQSIVHVAVSQKLEHVTGGFFVDCLQFWAPGGREDEFEEIWRASEEFVKLGPEEKLS; translated from the exons ATGGCCGATGTggcaaatttggaaaaatcaaaaaatgacGTAATCAAACATACAAATAATTCGAACATAATTGCGAAAAAACTGGACTTGGGTTCGTTGGAATCAATCCGAGAGTTTGCAAACGAGATTAAAAGGAATGAGACCCGATTAGACATTCTTGTAAATAATGCTGGGATTGGTAGTTGTAGTTCGGCCACAATTGATGGTTTAAACGCCGTCATGCAAGTGAATTATTTTGGGCATTTTTTGTTAACGCATTTATTGATTG ActtgttgaaaaaatcaagcCCGGCTAGAATCATATTCACGAGctcaattttatcatttttcaatAACTTGACTGTTGGAAATTTAAACCCGGGCTTGGACACTCCTCAAAGTTTCCGAAACCAACTCCAAATCTACAATAATTCCAAATTTGCGCTCACCGTAGCGTCGggaatttttgccaaaaaattacaaactgcTGCAGTGACTTCTAACTGTGTCCACCCTGGACTAGTCTCAACTTATATTAATTTAAGCCTTCTAGATGAGACTaacatttttgtgaaaatcgtggttaaattgttatttttcatGTTTGCAAAG GACTCTTGGACTGGTTCTCAAAGTATAGTTCACGTCGCAGTTTCGCAAAAATTGGAGCACGTGACTGGGGGTTTTTTCGTCGattgtttacaattttggGCACCTGGGGGACGCGAGGATGAGTTTGAGGAGATTTGGAGGGCGAGTGAGGAATTTGTCAAGCTGGGTCCAGAGGAAAAACTaagttaa